A genomic region of Brevibacillus sp. JNUCC-41 contains the following coding sequences:
- a CDS encoding N-acetylmuramoyl-L-alanine amidase yields the protein MNEFVISSGHSKVIRGASGYIDEVDEARMVVPKVAEYLKELDCKVHTFNDDTLKTQRDNIKTIVKYHNGKSRDLDVSVHFNAGTKEVGGTEVLYYGDGNKALAKSVEGYFRSTWN from the coding sequence ATGAATGAATTCGTTATTTCAAGTGGACACTCTAAAGTTATACGTGGTGCAAGTGGATATATTGATGAAGTAGATGAAGCAAGGATGGTTGTACCGAAAGTTGCAGAATATCTAAAAGAATTAGATTGTAAAGTACATACATTTAATGATGATACGTTAAAGACACAACGGGATAATATCAAGACAATTGTAAAATATCACAATGGTAAAAGTCGGGATTTAGATGTATCTGTACATTTTAATGCTGGTACAAAGGAAGTCGGTGGTACAGAAGTGCTTTATTATGGAGACGGAAATAAAGCATTGGCTAAAAGTGTAGAAGGCTATTTCAGAAGCACTTGGAATTAG
- a CDS encoding SPOR domain-containing protein: MKEQAKPVDKKSVLHKVQVGAFSDEKNATKLTAGLKKKGYSASIVKG; encoded by the coding sequence TTGAAAGAACAAGCTAAACCAGTTGATAAGAAAAGTGTTTTACATAAGGTACAAGTCGGAGCTTTCTCTGATGAAAAGAATGCAACTAAGTTAACGGCAGGGTTAAAGAAAAAAGGATATTCAGCTAGTATTGTAAAAGGGTAA
- a CDS encoding transcriptional regulator has protein sequence MKDELKSRFNIFMAILDLIETSQNEDGISYLSQKEISSHLSISTTNVSNRLKILAKYNAIVKEAPGAYRLLHNDINYTPYPNVVKVVELLEGAPSLIGKYKKQEELLGLEINEVQQAWGYIHDLILKKV, from the coding sequence ATGAAAGATGAATTAAAAAGTCGGTTTAACATATTTATGGCTATTTTAGACCTTATCGAAACAAGTCAAAATGAAGATGGTATTTCTTATTTATCTCAAAAGGAAATTTCATCTCACTTAAGTATTAGTACAACAAATGTAAGTAACAGATTAAAAATTCTAGCTAAGTATAATGCCATAGTCAAAGAGGCACCAGGAGCTTACAGATTACTTCACAATGATATAAATTACACACCATATCCAAATGTAGTCAAAGTTGTTGAATTGTTAGAAGGCGCTCCTTCATTAATTGGCAAGTACAAAAAGCAGGAAGAATTATTGGGATTAGAAATAAATGAAGTACAACAAGCATGGGGATATATTCACGATTTAATATTGAAAAAAGTATGA